From Taeniopygia guttata chromosome 29, bTaeGut7.mat, whole genome shotgun sequence, a single genomic window includes:
- the LOC100230328 gene encoding keratin, type II cytoskeletal 75-like isoform X2, with protein sequence MNRTLSMRAGGGGRSYSAASAIIPSSNRAGFSSVSVARSGGGGGGFGRLIGGGGGSSSGGGGGFGSRSLYNLGGSKRISIGVGSSFRAAFGSGAAGGSGLGGGGGVGGWGLGSGGAGGGLGLGLGAGGGGFGFGGGAGGLGYGGGYGGSGGFGPGGLGGLGGFPVGLGGGRNPVGFSGGPSGVGTIQEVTVNQSLLAPLNLEIDPNIQQVRKDEKEQIKTLNNKFASFIDKVRFLEQQNKVLETKWTLLQEQGQKNNSGKSNLDPLFEAYINNLRRQLANLLNERGRMDGELKNMQDLVEDFKNKYEEEINRRTAAENEFVVLKKDVDAAYMNKVELEAKVDALSDELNFLRALYEAELAQLSAQVSDTAVILSMDNNRDLDLSSIIAEVKAQYEDIANRSRAEAEAWYQTKFEELQATAGKHGDDLRNTKGEISELNRLIQRIRSEIENTRNQCATLQTAIGDSEERGELALKDAKAKMIDLEDALQKAKADMARQLREYQELMNVKLALDIEIATYRKLLEGEESRLSGEGLNPISYSVISSGSSIAGGAGLGGGFGGLSLSGGGGGSGFGLGGGVGNGFGLGGGGGSSFGLGAGGGLGGGFGGGSGLGTAGSYSHAGGGSSTLSTSGGNFSSGSAKGTNPGVKIVSKTSSSKKSIKSQSLKSATEPE encoded by the exons ATGAACCGGACACTCAGCATGAGGGCAGGAGGTGGAGGCCGATCCTACAGCGCTGCCTCGGCCATAATTCCAAGCAGCAACAGGGCTGGCTTTAGCTCTGTGTCTGTGGCACgatcaggaggaggaggaggtggcttTGGGAGGCTCATTGGaggaggtggtggcagcagttCTGGCGGTGGTGGAGGTTTTGGCAGCAGGAGCCTCTACAACCTTGGTGGCAGCAAGAGGATTTCCATCGGGGTTGGAAGCAGCTTCCGAGCTGCTTTTGGaagtggagctgctggtggctctGGCCTGGGAGGTGGTGGCGGAGTGGGTGGCTGGGGGCTTGGCAGTGGTGGAGCTGGTGGTGGGCTTGGGCTGGGGCTTGGTGCTGGAGGTGGTGGATTTGGCTTTGGTGGAGGTGCTGGTGGGCTTGGCTATGGTGGTGGTTATGGAGGCAGTGGAGGGTTTGGCCCTGGTGGActgggggggctgggaggattccctgtggggctgggtggtGGCAGGAACCCTGTGGGATTTTCTGGTGGCCCATCTGGAGTGGGTACAATCCAAGAAGTGACCGTAAACCAGAGTCTTCTGGCACCGCTGAACCTGGAGATAGATCCAAACATCCAGCAGGTGCGGAAAGATGAGAAGGAGCAAATCAAGACCCTCAACAACAAATTTGCTTCTTTCATTGACAAG GTTCGcttcctggagcagcagaacaaGGTGCTGGAGACCAAATGGACccttctgcaggagcagggccaAAAAAACAATTCTGGCAAGAGCAACCTGGATCCGCTGTTTGAGGCCTACATCAACAACCTGCGGCGACAGTTGGCCAACCTGCTCAATGAGCGGGGACGCATGGATGGGGAGCTGAAGAACATGCAGGACCTTGTGGAGGACTTCAAAAACAA ATATGAAGAGGAAATCAACCGGCGCACAGCGGCAGAGAACGAATTTGTGGTGCTCAAGAAG gACGTGGATGCTGCTTACATGAACAAGGTGGAGCTGGAGGCCAAGGTGGACGCCCTGAGTGATGAACTCAACTTCCTCCGAGCCCTCTATGAGGCG gagctggcccagctcagcgCCCAAGTGTCCGACACCGCCGTCATCCTGTCCATGGACAACAACCGGGACCTGGACCTGAGCAGCATCATTGCCGAAGTCAAAGCTCAGTATGAGGACATCGCCAACCGGAGCCGTGCCGAGGCCGAGGCTTGGTACCAAACCAAG TTTGAGGAGCTGCAGGCCACGGCTGGGAAGCACGGTGATGACCTGCGCAACACGAAGGGTGAAATCTCAGAGCTCAACCGGCTCATCCAGAGGATCCGTTCTGAGATAGAGAACACGAGGAACCAG TGTGCCACCCTGCAGACGGCCATCGGAGACTCGGAGGAGCGCGGGGAGTTGGCCCTCAAGGACGCCAAGGCAAAGATGATTGACCTGGAAGACGCCCTGCAGAAAGCCAAGGCTGACATGGCCCGGCAGCTCCGAGAGTACCAGGAGCTCATGAACGTCAAGCTGGCCCTGGACATCGAGATCGCGACCTACAGGAAGCTGCTGGAGGGCGAGGAGAGCAG ACTCAGTGGGGAGGGACTGAACCCCATCAGCTACT CAGTCATCAGCTCTGGCTCCAGCATTGCTGGTGGAGCTGGTTTAGGAGGAGGATTTGGTGGACTGAGCCTGAGTGGAGGAGGCGGCGGAAGTGGTTTTGGCCTTGGAGGAGGTGTTGGAAATGGTTTTGGCCTTGGAGGAGGCGGTGGGAGCAGTTTCGGTCTTGGAGCTGgcg GTGGTCTTGGAGGTGGATTTGGAGGAGGGAGTGgtctgggcactgctggcagctACAGCCATGCCGGAGGCGGCAGCAGCACCCTGAGCACCAGCGGAGGGAATTTCAGCTCTGGAAGTGCAAAAGGCACCAACCCAGGTGTGAAAATTGTCTCCAAAACCTCCTCCAGCAAAAAGAGCATAAAAAGCCAAAGCCTGAAGAGTGCCACAGAGCCCGAGTAA
- the LOC100230328 gene encoding keratin, type II cytoskeletal 75-like isoform X3 codes for MNRTLSMRAGGGGRSYSAASAIIPSSNRAGFSSVSVARSGGGGGGFGRLIGGGGGSSSGGGGGFGSRSLYNLGGSKRISIGVGSSFRAAFGSGAAGGSGLGGGGGVGGWGLGSGGAGGGLGLGLGAGGGGFGFGGGAGGLGYGVGTIQEVTVNQSLLAPLNLEIDPNIQQVRKDEKEQIKTLNNKFASFIDKVRFLEQQNKVLETKWTLLQEQGQKNNSGKSNLDPLFEAYINNLRRQLANLLNERGRMDGELKNMQDLVEDFKNKYEEEINRRTAAENEFVVLKKDVDAAYMNKVELEAKVDALSDELNFLRALYEAELAQLSAQVSDTAVILSMDNNRDLDLSSIIAEVKAQYEDIANRSRAEAEAWYQTKFEELQATAGKHGDDLRNTKGEISELNRLIQRIRSEIENTRNQCATLQTAIGDSEERGELALKDAKAKMIDLEDALQKAKADMARQLREYQELMNVKLALDIEIATYRKLLEGEESRLSGEGLNPISYSVISSGSSIAGGAGLGGGFGGLSLSGGGGGSGFGLGGGVGNGFGLGGGGGSSFGLGAGGGGGGSYSFGSAGGLGLGAGGGLGGGFGGGSGLGTAGSYSHAGGGSSTLSTSGGNFSSGSAKGTNPGVKIVSKTSSSKKSIKSQSLKSATEPE; via the exons ATGAACCGGACACTCAGCATGAGGGCAGGAGGTGGAGGCCGATCCTACAGCGCTGCCTCGGCCATAATTCCAAGCAGCAACAGGGCTGGCTTTAGCTCTGTGTCTGTGGCACgatcaggaggaggaggaggtggcttTGGGAGGCTCATTGGaggaggtggtggcagcagttCTGGCGGTGGTGGAGGTTTTGGCAGCAGGAGCCTCTACAACCTTGGTGGCAGCAAGAGGATTTCCATCGGGGTTGGAAGCAGCTTCCGAGCTGCTTTTGGaagtggagctgctggtggctctGGCCTGGGAGGTGGTGGCGGAGTGGGTGGCTGGGGGCTTGGCAGTGGTGGAGCTGGTGGTGGGCTTGGGCTGGGGCTTGGTGCTGGAGGTGGTGGATTTGGCTTTGGTGGAGGTGCTGGTGGGCTTGGCTATGGTG TGGGTACAATCCAAGAAGTGACCGTAAACCAGAGTCTTCTGGCACCGCTGAACCTGGAGATAGATCCAAACATCCAGCAGGTGCGGAAAGATGAGAAGGAGCAAATCAAGACCCTCAACAACAAATTTGCTTCTTTCATTGACAAG GTTCGcttcctggagcagcagaacaaGGTGCTGGAGACCAAATGGACccttctgcaggagcagggccaAAAAAACAATTCTGGCAAGAGCAACCTGGATCCGCTGTTTGAGGCCTACATCAACAACCTGCGGCGACAGTTGGCCAACCTGCTCAATGAGCGGGGACGCATGGATGGGGAGCTGAAGAACATGCAGGACCTTGTGGAGGACTTCAAAAACAA ATATGAAGAGGAAATCAACCGGCGCACAGCGGCAGAGAACGAATTTGTGGTGCTCAAGAAG gACGTGGATGCTGCTTACATGAACAAGGTGGAGCTGGAGGCCAAGGTGGACGCCCTGAGTGATGAACTCAACTTCCTCCGAGCCCTCTATGAGGCG gagctggcccagctcagcgCCCAAGTGTCCGACACCGCCGTCATCCTGTCCATGGACAACAACCGGGACCTGGACCTGAGCAGCATCATTGCCGAAGTCAAAGCTCAGTATGAGGACATCGCCAACCGGAGCCGTGCCGAGGCCGAGGCTTGGTACCAAACCAAG TTTGAGGAGCTGCAGGCCACGGCTGGGAAGCACGGTGATGACCTGCGCAACACGAAGGGTGAAATCTCAGAGCTCAACCGGCTCATCCAGAGGATCCGTTCTGAGATAGAGAACACGAGGAACCAG TGTGCCACCCTGCAGACGGCCATCGGAGACTCGGAGGAGCGCGGGGAGTTGGCCCTCAAGGACGCCAAGGCAAAGATGATTGACCTGGAAGACGCCCTGCAGAAAGCCAAGGCTGACATGGCCCGGCAGCTCCGAGAGTACCAGGAGCTCATGAACGTCAAGCTGGCCCTGGACATCGAGATCGCGACCTACAGGAAGCTGCTGGAGGGCGAGGAGAGCAG ACTCAGTGGGGAGGGACTGAACCCCATCAGCTACT CAGTCATCAGCTCTGGCTCCAGCATTGCTGGTGGAGCTGGTTTAGGAGGAGGATTTGGTGGACTGAGCCTGAGTGGAGGAGGCGGCGGAAGTGGTTTTGGCCTTGGAGGAGGTGTTGGAAATGGTTTTGGCCTTGGAGGAGGCGGTGGGAGCAGTTTCGGTCTTGGAGCTGgcggtggaggaggaggaagctaCAGTTTTGGAAGCGCAGGAGGACTTGGACTCGGGGCTGGAGGTGGTCTTGGAGGTGGATTTGGAGGAGGGAGTGgtctgggcactgctggcagctACAGCCATGCCGGAGGCGGCAGCAGCACCCTGAGCACCAGCGGAGGGAATTTCAGCTCTGGAAGTGCAAAAGGCACCAACCCAGGTGTGAAAATTGTCTCCAAAACCTCCTCCAGCAAAAAGAGCATAAAAAGCCAAAGCCTGAAGAGTGCCACAGAGCCCGAGTAA
- the LOC100230328 gene encoding keratin, type II cytoskeletal 75-like isoform X1 has protein sequence MNRTLSMRAGGGGRSYSAASAIIPSSNRAGFSSVSVARSGGGGGGFGRLIGGGGGSSSGGGGGFGSRSLYNLGGSKRISIGVGSSFRAAFGSGAAGGSGLGGGGGVGGWGLGSGGAGGGLGLGLGAGGGGFGFGGGAGGLGYGGGYGGSGGFGPGGLGGLGGFPVGLVGTIQEVTVNQSLLAPLNLEIDPNIQQVRKDEKEQIKTLNNKFASFIDKVRFLEQQNKVLETKWTLLQEQGQKNNSGKSNLDPLFEAYINNLRRQLANLLNERGRMDGELKNMQDLVEDFKNKYEEEINRRTAAENEFVVLKKDVDAAYMNKVELEAKVDALSDELNFLRALYEAELAQLSAQVSDTAVILSMDNNRDLDLSSIIAEVKAQYEDIANRSRAEAEAWYQTKFEELQATAGKHGDDLRNTKGEISELNRLIQRIRSEIENTRNQCATLQTAIGDSEERGELALKDAKAKMIDLEDALQKAKADMARQLREYQELMNVKLALDIEIATYRKLLEGEESRLSGEGLNPISYSVISSGSSIAGGAGLGGGFGGLSLSGGGGGSGFGLGGGVGNGFGLGGGGGSSFGLGAGGGGGGSYSFGSAGGLGLGAGGGLGGGFGGGSGLGTAGSYSHAGGGSSTLSTSGGNFSSGSAKGTNPGVKIVSKTSSSKKSIKSQSLKSATEPE, from the exons ATGAACCGGACACTCAGCATGAGGGCAGGAGGTGGAGGCCGATCCTACAGCGCTGCCTCGGCCATAATTCCAAGCAGCAACAGGGCTGGCTTTAGCTCTGTGTCTGTGGCACgatcaggaggaggaggaggtggcttTGGGAGGCTCATTGGaggaggtggtggcagcagttCTGGCGGTGGTGGAGGTTTTGGCAGCAGGAGCCTCTACAACCTTGGTGGCAGCAAGAGGATTTCCATCGGGGTTGGAAGCAGCTTCCGAGCTGCTTTTGGaagtggagctgctggtggctctGGCCTGGGAGGTGGTGGCGGAGTGGGTGGCTGGGGGCTTGGCAGTGGTGGAGCTGGTGGTGGGCTTGGGCTGGGGCTTGGTGCTGGAGGTGGTGGATTTGGCTTTGGTGGAGGTGCTGGTGGGCTTGGCTATGGTGGTGGTTATGGAGGCAGTGGAGGGTTTGGCCCTGGTGGActgggggggctgggaggattccctgtggggctgg TGGGTACAATCCAAGAAGTGACCGTAAACCAGAGTCTTCTGGCACCGCTGAACCTGGAGATAGATCCAAACATCCAGCAGGTGCGGAAAGATGAGAAGGAGCAAATCAAGACCCTCAACAACAAATTTGCTTCTTTCATTGACAAG GTTCGcttcctggagcagcagaacaaGGTGCTGGAGACCAAATGGACccttctgcaggagcagggccaAAAAAACAATTCTGGCAAGAGCAACCTGGATCCGCTGTTTGAGGCCTACATCAACAACCTGCGGCGACAGTTGGCCAACCTGCTCAATGAGCGGGGACGCATGGATGGGGAGCTGAAGAACATGCAGGACCTTGTGGAGGACTTCAAAAACAA ATATGAAGAGGAAATCAACCGGCGCACAGCGGCAGAGAACGAATTTGTGGTGCTCAAGAAG gACGTGGATGCTGCTTACATGAACAAGGTGGAGCTGGAGGCCAAGGTGGACGCCCTGAGTGATGAACTCAACTTCCTCCGAGCCCTCTATGAGGCG gagctggcccagctcagcgCCCAAGTGTCCGACACCGCCGTCATCCTGTCCATGGACAACAACCGGGACCTGGACCTGAGCAGCATCATTGCCGAAGTCAAAGCTCAGTATGAGGACATCGCCAACCGGAGCCGTGCCGAGGCCGAGGCTTGGTACCAAACCAAG TTTGAGGAGCTGCAGGCCACGGCTGGGAAGCACGGTGATGACCTGCGCAACACGAAGGGTGAAATCTCAGAGCTCAACCGGCTCATCCAGAGGATCCGTTCTGAGATAGAGAACACGAGGAACCAG TGTGCCACCCTGCAGACGGCCATCGGAGACTCGGAGGAGCGCGGGGAGTTGGCCCTCAAGGACGCCAAGGCAAAGATGATTGACCTGGAAGACGCCCTGCAGAAAGCCAAGGCTGACATGGCCCGGCAGCTCCGAGAGTACCAGGAGCTCATGAACGTCAAGCTGGCCCTGGACATCGAGATCGCGACCTACAGGAAGCTGCTGGAGGGCGAGGAGAGCAG ACTCAGTGGGGAGGGACTGAACCCCATCAGCTACT CAGTCATCAGCTCTGGCTCCAGCATTGCTGGTGGAGCTGGTTTAGGAGGAGGATTTGGTGGACTGAGCCTGAGTGGAGGAGGCGGCGGAAGTGGTTTTGGCCTTGGAGGAGGTGTTGGAAATGGTTTTGGCCTTGGAGGAGGCGGTGGGAGCAGTTTCGGTCTTGGAGCTGgcggtggaggaggaggaagctaCAGTTTTGGAAGCGCAGGAGGACTTGGACTCGGGGCTGGAGGTGGTCTTGGAGGTGGATTTGGAGGAGGGAGTGgtctgggcactgctggcagctACAGCCATGCCGGAGGCGGCAGCAGCACCCTGAGCACCAGCGGAGGGAATTTCAGCTCTGGAAGTGCAAAAGGCACCAACCCAGGTGTGAAAATTGTCTCCAAAACCTCCTCCAGCAAAAAGAGCATAAAAAGCCAAAGCCTGAAGAGTGCCACAGAGCCCGAGTAA
- the LOC115491512 gene encoding keratin, type II cytoskeletal 6B-like, translating to MSRQCYTSGSILGRRGFSSASAVCGLGRPNSSSASVCQPVGRRCGIGGFSSRSVCDLGRGQRISFGGSCRSGVYGGAGVGRCGVAYGGGRFGTVVGFGNCASFGGLGSYRGLGDGVAMGGYGGGIGIGLSGGRSEGIRGVSIHPELLKPLCVGVDPEECQVRTHEKEQIKNLNNQFACFIDKVRLLEQQNKVLTTKWELLQQYVLPASRRNLEPVFENFICNLRKQLECVMGERERLENEERCLRDLVQEFKCKYEDEINKRTAAENEFVVLKKDVDCLYLTKEELEVRVGLLRQQLEFLKCIYAEERAQLDCQLCDTSVIVQMDNSRDLDMEGIIKSVECCYEEIAQKSKAEVEAFYQTRLEELHSSRGKFCDDLRNNQSEIAELNRMIQKLQCESDNVKKQISALQTAICDAEQRGDCALKDARQKLVDLQTALQQAKDKMACLLRDYQELLNVKLALDIEIATYRTLLEGEESRICTGNPVSVAVVSGGGTVGECRSLSGIGGKCTVKTGGGGAGLGMVSSFGNAGFSTRSVDCVPKVGAGFGARSAVSCVGREVLTGVDGVQCAAGMGNLGNLGNLGNLGNLGSLGNLGSVVCAGVEQCGPGPVLIPGAPGVCGNRFSTAVRVVRTSR from the exons ATGAGCCGACAGTGCTACACCTCTGGCTCCATCCTGGGAAGACGAGGCTTTTCCTCGGCATCTGCTGTCTGCGGCCTGGGCAGGCCCAACAGCAGCTCGGCTTCCGTCTGCCAGCCCGTGGGACGGAGGTGTGGGATCGGTGGCTTCAGCAGCCGCAGTGTCTGTGACCTGGGCAGAGGGCAAAGGATTtcctttggtgggagctgccgcAGCGGGGTCTACGGCGGTGCCGGCGTTGGGCGCTGCGGCGTCGCTTACGGCGGGGGCCGCTTTGGCACCGTTGTGGGCTTTGGGAACTGTGCGAGCTTCGGGGGCCTGGGCAGCTACAGAGGCCTGGGGGATGGCGTGGCCATGGGGGGCTACGGTGGTGGCATCGGCATTGGCCTCAGCGGAGGGAGGTCCGAGGGGATTCGCGGCGTCAGCATCCACCCAGAGCTCCTCAAGCCCCTGTGCGTGGGCGTGGACCCCGAGGAGTGCCAAGTGCGGACCCATGAGAAGGAGCAGATCAAGAACCTCAATAACCAGTTCGCCTGTTTCATTGACAAG GTgcggctgctggagcagcagaacaaGGTGCTGACCACCaagtgggagctgctgcagcagtatGTGCTCCCAGCATCCAGGAGAAACTTGGAGCCTGTGTTTGAGAACTTCATCTGCAACCTGAGGAAGCAGCTGGAGTGTGTGATGGGGGAGCGTGAGCGGCTGGAGAATGAGGAGCGGTGCCTGCGGGACCTGGTGCAGGAGTTCAAGTGCAA gTACGAAGATGAGATCAACAAGCGCACGGCAGCGGAGAATGAGTTTGTGGTGCTCAAGAAA GATGTGGATTGTCTCTACCTGAccaaggaggagctggaggtgagGGTGGGTCTCCTGCGGCAGCAGCTGGAGTTCCTGAAGTGCATCTACGCTGAG GAGAGGGCTCAGCTGGACTGTCAGCTGTGTGACACCTCTGTCATCGTGCAAATGGACAACAGCCGGGACCTGGACATGGAAGGCATCATCAAAAGCGTGGAGTGCTGCTACGAGGAGATTGCCCAGAAGAGCAAGGCTGAGGTGGAGGCTTTCTACCAAACCAGG CTGGAGGAGCTCCACAGCAGCCGGGGCAAATTCTGTGATGACCTGAGGAACAACCAGAGCGAGATTGCTGAGCTCAACAGGATGATCCAGAAGCTGCAGTGTGAGTCAGACAACGTGAAGAAACAG ATCTCAGCCCTGCAGACAGCCATCTGTGATGCTGAGCAACGAGGAGACTGCGCCCTCAAGGATGCCAGGCAGAAGCTGGTGGACCTGcagacagctctgcagcaggccAAGGACAAGATGGCCTGTCTGCTCAGGGACTACCAGGAGCTGCTCAATGTCAAGCTGGCCCTGGACATTGAGATTGCCACATACAGGACGCTGCTGGAGGGAGAAGAGAGCAG GATATGCACCGGCAACCCTGTGAGCGTAG CCGTGGTCAGCGGCGGGGGCACGGTGGGCGAGTGCCGATCCCTGTCGGGAATCGGAGGCAAATGCACCGTGAAGaccggcgggggcggcgcggggctgggCATGGTCTCGTCCTTCGGCAACGCCGGGTTCAGCACCCGCAGCGTGGATTGTGTCCCCAAGGTCGGGGCAGGGTTCGGGGCCAGGAGCGCGGTCAGCTGCGTGGGGAGGGAAGTGCTCACCGGGGTGGACGGAGTCCAGTGCGCCGCCGGTATGGGCAACCTGGGCAACCTGGGCAACCTGGGCAACCTGGGCaacctgggcagcctgggcaacCTGGGCAGCGTGGTGTGCGCGGGGGTGGAGCAGTGCGGCCCCGGGCCCGTGCTCATCCCCGGGGCCCCGGGAGTCTGCGGGAACAGGTTCAGCACAGCCGTGCGTGTGGTCAGGACGAGCCGGTAG